In the Alphaproteobacteria bacterium genome, TGCCCATTGCCTGTGTCCGATCGACATGATTTTCCAGGGCTGATCGATGAGCTTGTTCCAGGCGTCACAGCAGTGGTCGACGATGTCGTCGTATGAGTTGAAGACGCG is a window encoding:
- a CDS encoding IS630 family transposase → RVFNSYDDIVDHCCDAWNKLIDQPWKIMSIGHRQWAHRS